Proteins co-encoded in one Ruegeria sp. HKCCD4315 genomic window:
- a CDS encoding transferrin-binding protein-like solute binding protein produces MKRSFFSIRKRDPQEVSFGVIATTYGPGTNGEAYGVFYGPNAEEVGGTFQASGANGVSHIGSFGAD; encoded by the coding sequence ATGAAAAGGTCGTTCTTTTCAATCCGTAAACGCGACCCCCAAGAGGTTTCGTTTGGTGTTATCGCGACGACTTATGGGCCAGGGACAAATGGCGAAGCTTACGGAGTGTTTTATGGCCCGAACGCCGAAGAAGTTGGTGGGACGTTCCAAGCGTCCGGCGCCAACGGCGTATCGCATATCGGGTCGTTCGGCGCGGATTGA
- the rpe gene encoding ribulose-phosphate 3-epimerase, translated as MSFDRTIKIAPSILSADFANFGAEIQAIEAQGADWVHVDVMDGHFVPNLTFGPPAVKAFRPHVKTVMDVHLMITPVDPYIQAYADAGADILTAHVEAGPHTHRTLQAIRAAGMKAGVALNPGTPAEAVEHLLDLTDLVCVMTVNPGFGGQKFIDMTGKVRKLREMIGDRPVHIEIDGGVDPKTAPLVAAAGADVLVAGSAVFKGGSVDQPDVYGENIRAVRAAAQSALS; from the coding sequence ATGAGCTTTGACCGCACCATCAAGATTGCTCCATCGATCCTGTCTGCCGACTTCGCCAACTTCGGAGCAGAGATTCAGGCCATCGAGGCACAAGGCGCAGATTGGGTCCACGTGGATGTCATGGATGGTCATTTCGTTCCGAACCTGACCTTTGGCCCACCCGCCGTCAAAGCCTTCCGCCCGCACGTGAAAACCGTGATGGATGTGCACCTGATGATCACCCCTGTTGATCCTTACATCCAGGCGTATGCCGATGCCGGAGCGGACATTCTGACCGCACATGTTGAGGCGGGCCCGCATACACATCGCACCCTGCAAGCGATCCGCGCGGCAGGTATGAAAGCAGGCGTCGCCCTGAACCCCGGAACGCCGGCAGAAGCGGTCGAGCACCTGCTGGATCTTACCGATCTGGTTTGTGTAATGACGGTGAACCCCGGATTCGGAGGTCAGAAATTCATCGATATGACCGGCAAGGTGCGCAAGCTGCGCGAAATGATTGGTGACCGTCCGGTACATATCGAAATCGATGGTGGCGTGGATCCAAAAACTGCCCCGTTGGTCGCAGCTGCAGGTGCCGACGTACTGGTGGCCGGTTCGGCTGTTTTCAAAGGTGGATCGGTGGACCAGCCGGACGTGTACGGTGAGAACATCCGTGCTGTACGCGCAGCAGCACAATCAGCGTTGTCCTAG
- the phnC gene encoding phosphonate ABC transporter ATP-binding protein, which yields MLHIKKLTKRFGDNVAVDAATLDVDKPCMIGIIGRSGAGKSTLLRMINRLTDSSDGQILFEGRDVTQLKGREKRAWQADCAMIFQQFNLVPRMDVVSNVLHGTLNRHSTLATMFNLFPMEDIHRAIDILDRLGIAEHAPKRAEALSGGQQQRVAIARALMQDPKIILADEPIASLDPMNAQVVMQALRRIHEEDGRTVIANLHTLDTARRYCDRVVGMRDGRIVFDGLPEQLTTGVAREIYGADASFSEEATSTEIETLDATQKALMEAEATI from the coding sequence GTGCTGCATATCAAGAAACTGACCAAACGCTTTGGCGACAACGTTGCTGTGGATGCTGCGACGCTGGATGTGGACAAGCCTTGCATGATCGGGATTATCGGACGGTCTGGTGCAGGCAAGTCGACCCTGCTACGGATGATTAACCGACTGACGGACTCTAGCGATGGTCAGATCCTGTTCGAAGGTCGTGACGTGACCCAACTGAAGGGCCGCGAAAAGCGCGCCTGGCAAGCTGACTGCGCCATGATCTTTCAGCAGTTCAATCTGGTGCCGCGTATGGATGTTGTGTCGAACGTTCTGCATGGCACTCTGAACCGTCATTCGACCCTGGCGACCATGTTCAACCTGTTTCCGATGGAAGACATCCATCGCGCTATCGACATACTTGATCGTCTTGGTATTGCCGAGCACGCACCGAAGCGCGCGGAGGCCCTGTCGGGCGGCCAGCAACAGCGCGTCGCTATCGCACGCGCCCTGATGCAGGACCCCAAGATCATTTTGGCGGACGAGCCCATCGCCTCGCTGGACCCAATGAACGCTCAGGTGGTGATGCAGGCGCTGCGCCGTATCCACGAAGAGGACGGTCGCACCGTCATCGCCAACCTGCACACACTTGATACAGCACGCCGCTACTGCGACCGCGTGGTCGGAATGCGCGACGGGCGCATCGTCTTTGACGGGCTGCCCGAACAACTGACGACCGGTGTCGCCCGCGAAATCTATGGTGCCGATGCCAGCTTCTCGGAAGAGGCGACATCGACCGAGATCGAAACTCTGGACGCCACCCAGAAGGCCCTGATGGAAGCGGAAGCAACCATCTGA
- the phnD gene encoding phosphonate ABC transporter substrate-binding protein, giving the protein MKKLIAAFAATTALAAPAMAQDISEFRIGILGGENAQDRLNNNECLREYTEETLGVETKLFAPADYNGVIQGLLGGTIDMAWLGASGYAKTYLSDPEAVEPVLVKVNVDGGYGYYSVGFARKDSGITSLEDMKGKTFGFGDPNSTSGYLIPSIEIPQATGATMDSGDYFGEVKFTGGHEQTIVAVNNGDVDGGVTWADGLGNWEDGYNSGALRRAVDAGLVDMNDMVEIWKSKPIPEGPVVLRTALPADVKEKMTALMAGLHEKDRDCFYGVAAGEAKAFEPITHDAYEVIIEARKLKSN; this is encoded by the coding sequence ATGAAAAAACTGATTGCTGCCTTTGCGGCGACAACTGCGCTTGCCGCCCCGGCCATGGCACAGGACATCAGCGAATTCCGCATAGGCATTCTGGGCGGTGAGAACGCTCAGGACCGTCTGAACAACAACGAATGCCTGCGCGAATACACCGAAGAAACGCTGGGTGTTGAGACCAAGCTGTTTGCGCCTGCCGATTATAACGGTGTGATCCAGGGTCTGCTGGGCGGCACTATCGACATGGCATGGTTGGGCGCGTCGGGTTACGCCAAAACTTATCTGAGCGATCCCGAAGCGGTTGAGCCGGTTCTGGTTAAGGTGAACGTCGACGGCGGTTACGGGTATTACTCGGTTGGTTTTGCCCGCAAGGACAGCGGCATCACCTCGTTGGAAGACATGAAAGGCAAGACCTTTGGTTTTGGCGATCCGAACTCGACCTCGGGCTACCTGATCCCGTCCATAGAAATCCCGCAGGCCACCGGTGCCACCATGGACTCAGGCGACTACTTTGGTGAAGTGAAGTTCACCGGCGGTCACGAGCAGACCATCGTCGCGGTCAACAATGGTGACGTTGATGGTGGTGTTACCTGGGCCGATGGTCTTGGCAACTGGGAAGACGGATACAACTCGGGCGCGCTGCGCCGTGCAGTTGATGCCGGTCTGGTCGACATGAACGACATGGTTGAAATCTGGAAATCCAAGCCGATCCCGGAAGGTCCGGTTGTTCTGCGTACAGCGCTGCCTGCGGATGTCAAAGAGAAGATGACAGCCCTGATGGCTGGCCTGCACGAGAAAGACCGCGATTGCTTCTACGGCGTTGCCGCAGGTGAGGCGAAAGCGTTCGAGCCGATCACGCATGATGCCTACGAAGTCATCATCGAAGCACGCAAGCTGAAGTCCAACTAA
- the phnE gene encoding phosphonate ABC transporter, permease protein PhnE produces the protein MTDLTAGSPTVDQIRDDYTAMTRRKRVYGGILLILFVAVMASGFRVADDRNAGSFRDGWTRIFDYPAEVLAEAWEKIGALPENLAKFFPALIETLNIAAASTLIGAIAGTFLALMSTRGMALWPALIPLFRRIADVCRAVPEIVIALVLIFILGGGPVPAMIAIAIHTAGALGKLFSEVNENASLKPVEGLHSVGANWSQRMYLGVIPQVGPNYVSYALLRFEINIRASAILGFVGAGGLGYELRNAMSWGQGRYDEAAAIFLLLFVTIVVVDQLSGVLRDRLTHGTEKGASV, from the coding sequence ATGACAGACCTGACCGCTGGGTCCCCGACCGTCGACCAGATCCGCGATGACTATACGGCGATGACGCGCCGCAAACGGGTCTATGGTGGTATCCTCCTGATCCTGTTCGTTGCCGTTATGGCCTCGGGCTTTCGTGTTGCTGACGACCGCAACGCTGGCAGTTTCCGCGATGGCTGGACGCGTATTTTCGACTACCCCGCTGAGGTTTTGGCCGAGGCGTGGGAAAAAATCGGCGCGCTGCCGGAAAACCTGGCCAAGTTTTTCCCCGCACTGATCGAAACACTGAATATCGCCGCCGCTTCGACCTTGATCGGCGCGATTGCAGGCACGTTTCTGGCCCTGATGTCGACGCGCGGCATGGCACTTTGGCCCGCCTTGATCCCTTTGTTTCGACGAATTGCAGATGTGTGCCGCGCGGTCCCCGAGATTGTGATCGCACTAGTTCTGATTTTCATTTTGGGCGGTGGTCCGGTTCCGGCGATGATTGCGATTGCCATTCACACAGCAGGTGCACTGGGCAAGCTGTTCTCCGAGGTCAACGAAAACGCCTCGCTCAAGCCGGTCGAGGGCCTGCATTCGGTGGGTGCGAACTGGTCGCAACGCATGTATCTGGGCGTGATCCCACAGGTCGGACCGAATTATGTCAGCTACGCGTTGCTGCGGTTCGAAATCAATATTCGCGCCTCGGCCATCCTGGGTTTTGTTGGCGCTGGTGGTCTGGGCTATGAGCTGCGCAACGCCATGTCCTGGGGGCAGGGGCGGTACGATGAGGCCGCGGCCATTTTCCTTTTGCTTTTCGTAACAATCGTCGTCGTGGATCAGCTGTCCGGTGTCCTGCGCGACCGTCTGACTCATGGGACGGAAAAAGGAGCCTCGGTATGA
- the phnE gene encoding phosphonate ABC transporter, permease protein PhnE: protein MSTFATNLTVDELKAEADRLFSRKRLMNFGLPALVLVYLVYVFFAFDVPGLAARANWENGKTLVSDSYSYKTHIERDNRTGEVSAAIEGERKGAYPEGQAPDWVTLGETTVIDLEDGHVVRFGPETVEYDIPGYGTVRATPSRSAGVQAELPAGDVPEWINVSKNRLAIKTDAGRLTVTRNRSEVFRYFTGWELFWFTLDSPYYGKSFPELAGRAASGEAGAIFNDFWTNKMWRHQDVAWAIFETILMAFLGTLGAAMVALPLAFLATRNFNPMKSIRFAMRRVFDFVRGVDALIWTVVLARAFGPGPLTGALAILVTDTGTFGKIFSEALENVDQKQIEGVQSTGANAPQRYRFGVIPQVTPVLLSQLLYFLESNTRSATVIGAITGGGIGLLLTQAIITQKDWEEVAYYIILIILMVMLMDWFSGWLRKRLIQGETGKKRKPRDAARKTFLLP from the coding sequence ATGAGCACCTTCGCAACCAATCTGACCGTCGATGAGCTCAAAGCCGAAGCAGACCGTCTGTTCAGTCGCAAAAGACTGATGAATTTCGGGCTGCCCGCGCTGGTGCTTGTCTATCTGGTCTACGTCTTCTTTGCGTTTGACGTTCCCGGCCTTGCAGCGCGTGCGAATTGGGAAAACGGCAAGACCCTTGTGTCCGACAGCTACAGCTACAAGACGCATATCGAGCGTGACAACCGCACCGGCGAGGTTTCGGCCGCGATCGAGGGCGAACGCAAGGGCGCATATCCTGAAGGTCAGGCCCCGGACTGGGTGACGCTGGGCGAGACAACCGTGATCGATCTGGAAGACGGCCACGTGGTGCGGTTCGGGCCGGAAACGGTCGAATATGACATCCCCGGTTATGGAACTGTTCGGGCAACACCCAGCCGGTCGGCGGGCGTACAGGCAGAGTTGCCTGCGGGTGACGTACCAGAGTGGATCAACGTTTCGAAGAACCGCTTGGCAATCAAGACGGATGCTGGCCGTTTGACCGTCACACGCAATCGGTCGGAAGTGTTTCGCTACTTCACCGGGTGGGAGTTGTTCTGGTTCACGCTCGACAGCCCCTATTACGGCAAGTCCTTCCCCGAACTGGCCGGGCGGGCGGCGTCGGGTGAGGCGGGTGCAATTTTTAATGACTTCTGGACCAACAAGATGTGGCGGCATCAGGATGTGGCTTGGGCGATCTTCGAGACGATCCTGATGGCGTTTCTGGGCACGCTGGGCGCGGCCATGGTCGCGTTGCCACTGGCCTTCCTTGCAACGCGCAACTTCAACCCGATGAAATCCATCCGCTTTGCTATGCGTCGCGTTTTCGACTTCGTGCGCGGTGTGGACGCCTTGATCTGGACCGTGGTGCTGGCCCGTGCCTTTGGCCCCGGACCTTTGACAGGCGCGCTGGCCATTCTGGTGACTGACACCGGGACCTTCGGTAAGATTTTCTCGGAAGCGTTGGAGAATGTGGACCAGAAGCAAATCGAGGGCGTTCAGTCCACAGGCGCAAATGCGCCGCAGAGATATCGTTTTGGGGTCATTCCGCAGGTCACGCCTGTGTTGCTGAGCCAGCTGTTGTATTTTCTGGAATCCAACACCCGCAGCGCGACGGTGATTGGTGCAATCACAGGCGGTGGCATTGGCCTTCTGCTGACGCAGGCAATCATCACGCAAAAGGATTGGGAAGAGGTCGCATACTACATCATCCTGATCATCCTGATGGTCATGTTGATGGACTGGTTCTCGGGTTGGCTGCGCAAACGATTGATCCAGGGCGAAACGGGTAAAAAACGCAAGCCGCGCGATGCTGCACGCAAGACATTCCTGTTACCCTGA
- a CDS encoding chloramphenicol acetyltransferase, with amino-acid sequence MARLRADQPYIHNDCQITNSGFGAYVEIGAGSRVANSVWGDYSYCDRTCDIANAEIGKFANIASFTRIGATDHPMDKASLHHFHYRSADYWDDAEDDADWFAHRASRTARIGHDTWIGHAAIIKPEVTIGNGAVVASGAVVTKDVPPYTIVAGVTAQVLRNRFPEGVADRMEQLAWWDWENAKLRAALPDFRTLSAEAFLEKHA; translated from the coding sequence ATGGCACGACTGCGCGCTGATCAGCCGTATATTCATAATGATTGTCAGATCACCAACAGCGGCTTTGGTGCATATGTCGAGATTGGTGCTGGCAGCCGAGTGGCAAACTCGGTTTGGGGCGACTATTCCTATTGCGACCGGACTTGTGATATCGCCAATGCCGAAATTGGAAAGTTCGCAAACATAGCAAGCTTTACTCGCATCGGAGCGACAGATCACCCGATGGACAAGGCCTCGCTGCATCATTTTCACTATCGTTCCGCCGACTATTGGGACGATGCCGAAGATGATGCGGATTGGTTCGCGCATCGCGCCAGTCGCACCGCCCGGATCGGGCATGATACCTGGATCGGACATGCCGCGATCATCAAGCCCGAGGTCACGATCGGCAATGGTGCCGTGGTCGCTTCAGGTGCGGTGGTTACCAAAGACGTACCGCCTTATACGATTGTTGCAGGTGTCACGGCTCAGGTGCTGCGCAACAGGTTCCCCGAGGGCGTCGCGGACAGGATGGAACAACTTGCGTGGTGGGATTGGGAAAACGCCAAGCTTCGCGCGGCTTTGCCGGATTTTCGCACCCTAAGTGCCGAAGCGTTTTTGGAAAAGCACGCGTAA
- the phnF gene encoding phosphonate metabolism transcriptional regulator PhnF, translated as MSKTPIWKSIALRLTSDIAEGRYQTGDRLPTEAQLAATYGVNRHTVRRALADMSQQGLVHARRGAGVFVAARPTDYPIGKRVRYHKNISASGKMPGKKILALTTRAADEAEAEALGLDKGDPVHVYDGLSLADGQPVAVFQSVFPAARFPDLLQTLTETQSVTKALQANGIADYTRISTRLTARGATATQALQLQLSEGAPVLFSVGVNADPDGQPVEYGRTVFAGERVTLTLNEE; from the coding sequence ATGAGCAAAACGCCGATCTGGAAAAGCATCGCCCTGCGCCTGACCTCGGACATCGCCGAAGGGCGCTATCAAACCGGAGATCGCCTGCCGACCGAAGCACAATTGGCCGCCACTTATGGCGTCAATCGCCACACTGTGCGGCGCGCGTTGGCAGACATGTCGCAACAAGGTCTCGTCCACGCCAGGCGCGGCGCAGGCGTGTTCGTGGCAGCACGACCAACTGACTATCCAATCGGCAAAAGAGTTCGGTATCACAAAAACATCTCGGCCAGCGGTAAGATGCCGGGCAAAAAAATCCTCGCGCTGACCACACGCGCGGCAGATGAAGCAGAAGCCGAAGCCTTGGGTTTGGACAAAGGTGATCCGGTGCATGTCTATGACGGTCTGTCATTGGCGGACGGGCAGCCTGTGGCCGTGTTTCAAAGCGTTTTTCCAGCCGCGCGTTTTCCCGACCTGTTGCAGACGCTGACTGAAACGCAATCGGTTACAAAAGCTCTGCAAGCCAACGGCATCGCGGATTACACACGCATCTCGACCCGTTTGACAGCACGCGGGGCAACGGCAACACAAGCCCTGCAGCTTCAACTGTCCGAGGGGGCTCCGGTTCTATTCTCGGTCGGCGTGAACGCCGATCCAGATGGCCAGCCGGTTGAATATGGGCGAACCGTTTTCGCGGGTGAGCGGGTCACGCTGACCCTGAACGAAGAATAG